A region from the Cardiocondyla obscurior isolate alpha-2009 linkage group LG26, Cobs3.1, whole genome shotgun sequence genome encodes:
- the LOC139112072 gene encoding uncharacterized protein gives MSNPDGDTSVAGPSVGSVSAASMRAAVLAKNLATYRKRRGTITAACTRIEKYVDSLRAVDINARTQLEERRTRLDIYWKEFNELQAAIEDIDETEVPEREQFENAFYVLTAKIANTIRSAAEPGSARSSPSELTMSVNGAYGIGAVAGLRLPKLNLPTFSGRYEEWFPFHDTFRTLIHENATLPKIQWFQYLQSALTGEAKTVIESLEVSERNYDVAWDMLRERYDNKRVIVYTHIRSMIELPNMQRENAAELQRMCDGVNRHFRALVAMQRSADQWDDLLIYMLSSKLDSVTSREWHASLSGAELPTMKQFTDFLMQRVRVLESVSRRNASTGGRGDVRPRTGQDVRRRALHVTANGISCEYCRGAHSIYACPTLVAMPVSQRIAEIRRRKLCLNCLRSSSHRTAQCPSGNCRMCHRKHHSMLHLNREQTGNSGANEATASGIGNRASDSSEATVLTTREAVGGASSEVFLSTALIYIIDGNQVRRPARALLDSGSQANFMTTKLADALKLKSRPVDITISDVGQLTTRSTRAAWIEIQSRTEAFAERMECVITERITDKIPAVTVARGKIEVPAGVRLADPQFYRAADVDILIGAELFYRLICVGQIGATQRHPTLQKTRLGWVLSGRIAGAPGVVARAGALHASITSRELDERVKRFWEMEEPASSSCVTADEQMCERFFNETVETNAMGRYIVRLPVKTEMTGSLGESREIALKRFATLEKRLAREARFRDLYTEFMRDYARLGHMRAVPARDLDRPGAIYLPHHGILKGDETNAKLRVVFDASCRTSTGVALNDALMKGPTIQQDLVSILLRFRLFTHVFAADIVKMYRQILVHDDDIHRQRIVWREDPGSHVTTFELRTVTYGTKSAPFLATACLRHLAQKHADKYPVGSERILSSFYVDDVLTGADTVAEAKQARDEIISILKLGQFQLDKWVSNCEALIPGRVERGDRAVTFDREQTTKVLGVWWDPVADKFRFAGGGGFNRESITKRVVLAEIAGLIDPMGFLGPMTVVAKMLLQEMWQLKLEWDKSLPQEIHQRWMEFKEQLTCLAEIRIPRGVKEAGTREIELHGFCDASERAYGACVYVRTGGQSGRPRVALLASKSRVAPVKAVSLPRLELSAAKLLAELTQKICIALERQNCKKFLWTDSMVALHWIASSSRRWNAFVANRVGEIQRLTEIASWRHVPSAENPADILSRGRELKNLARESLWWTGPEFLRLPAER, from the coding sequence ATGTCGAATCCCGACGGGGACACAAGCGTGGCCGGCCCGAGCGTGGGCAGCGTGAGCGCGGCTAGCATGCGAGCGGCCGTGTTAGCGAAAAACCTAGCGACGTATAGAAAGCGACGCGGAACAATCACTGCGGCGTGCACGCGTATCGAGAAGTACGTTGACTCTTTGCGAGCGGTGGACATAAACGCGCGAACTCAATTAGAAGAGAGACGAACGCGTCTCGATATATATTGGAAAGAGTTTAACGAATTGCAGGCGGCTATAGAAGATATCGATGAGACGGAGGTTCCCGAGCGCGAGCAATTCGAGAACGCGTTTTACGTGCTGACCGCCAAGATAGCGAACACGATTCGGTCGGCCGCGGAGCCGGGGTCAGCGCGTTCGTCGCCGTCGGAATTAACGATGAGCGTAAACGGTGCGTACGGCATCGGAGCGGTGGCGGGTCTCCGTTtaccgaaattaaatttgccaACATTCTCTGGACGGTACGAGGAATGGTTTCCATTCCACGACACGTTCCGGACCTTAATTCACGAGAACGCAACTCTGCCGAAAATCCAGTGGTTTCAATACTTACAATCCGCGTTAACGGGCGAGGCGAAAACGGTGATCGAATCATTGGAGGTATCGGAGCGCAATTATGACGTCGCGTGGGACATGCTTCGCGAACGGTATGATAACAAGCGTGTAATCGTATACACGCATATTCGAAGCATGATCGAGCTGCCGAACATGCAAAGGGAAAACGCGGCAGAACTCCAACGGATGTGCGACGGAGTAAATCGGCATTTCCGGGCACTTGTCGCGATGCAGAGAAGCGCCGATCAATGGGACGACCTATTGATCTATATGTTAAGTTCGAAATTAGACAGCGTAACGAGTCGAGAGTGGCACGCGTCATTGTCGGGAGCCGAATTGCCGACTATGAAACAATTCACGGATTTTCTGATGCAGCGCGTTCGCGTGCTGGAGTCGGTCTCTCGAAGGAACGCGTCGACCGGCGGGCGTGGCGATGTGCGCCCTAGAACGGGCCAGGATGTAAGACGGAGGGCGTTGCACGTTACCGCGAACGGGATCTCGTGCGAGTACTGCCGGGGCGCGCATTCGATTTATGCTTGTCCGACGCTCGTCGCAATGCCGGTAAGCCAACGGATAGCAGAGATACGCCGTAGAAAATTATGTCTCAATTGCCTGCGATCGTCTAGCCATCGCACAGCGCAGTGCCCATCAGGCAATTGCAGAATGTGCCATCGAAAACACCATTCGATGCTGCACCTGAACCGAGAACAAACGGGAAATTCGGGCGCGAACGAGGCGACGGCGTCTGGCATCGGCAATCGGGCGTCGGATTCGAGCGAGGCCACGGTGTTGACGACTCGCGAAGCGGTCGGCGGGGCGAGCTCCGAGGTCTTTCTCTCAACCGCGTTGATATACATAATCGACGGAAATCAAGTAAGAAGACCGGCACGCGCGCTGCTTGATTCCGGGTCGCAGGCAAACTTTATGACGACCAAACTGGCGGAcgcgttgaaattaaaatcacgcCCGGTAGACATTACAATATCGGATGTCGGGCAATTAACCACTCGCTCGACTCGCGCGGCATGGATAGAAATACAATCTCGCACCGAGGCATTCGCGGAGAGGATGGAATGCGTGATAACCGAACGGATCACGGATAAAATACCGGCAGTCACGGTGGCGCGGGGGAAGATCGAGGTGCCGGCAGGGGTGAGACTCGCGGATCCACAGTTCTATCGGGCCGCAGATGTGGACATATTAATTGGCGCGGAATTATTTTACCGCTTAATCTGCGTCGGGCAGATCGGAGCCACGCAGCGTCATCCGACGTTGCAAAAAACTCGCCTCGGATGGGTGTTGTCCGGCAGAATCGCCGGCGCGCCGGGCGTCGTCGCGAGAGCCGGTGCGCTCCACGCGTCGATCACGAGTCGAGAGCTCGACGAGCGCGTGAAGCGGTTTTGGGAGATGGAAGAGCCCGCGAGCTCTTCATGCGTTACGGCGGACGAGCAAATGTGCGAAAGGTTTTTTAACGAAACCGTAGAGACGAACGCGATGGGAAGGTACATCGTGCGACTGCCCGTAAAAACGGAGATGACGGGATCTCTAGGAGAGTCGCGAGAAATCGCGTTAAAAAGATTCGCGACGCTGGAAAAACGGTTAGCCCGTGAGGCGCGCTTCCGAGATTTATACACCGAGTTCATGCGGGACTACGCGCGGCTGGGTCACATGAGAGCAGTGCCGGCGCGAGATCTCGACAGACCAGGGGCAATATACCTGCCACACCACGGCATTCTAAAGGGCGACGAAACGAATGCGAAATTGCGCGTGGTGTTCGACGCGTCGTGCAGGACGAGCACCGGAGTCGCTCTGAACGACGCATTAATGAAAGGGCCGACAATCCAGCAGGATTTGGTCTCAATCTTGCTGCGATTTAGGTTATTTACGCATGTCTTCGCCGCAGACATCGTAAAAATGTACCGGCAAATCCTTGTCCATGACGACGATATTCATAGACAAAGGATCGTGTGGCGGGAAGATCCGGGATCACACGTAACAACTTTCGAGTTGCGGACCGTCACGTACGGAACGAAATCGGCGCCGTTTCTCGCCACCGCGTGTCTAAGACACTTGGCGCAGAAACACGCCGATAAATATCCGGTCGGATCAGAGCGCATTCTGAGTAGTTTCTACGTCGACGACGTGCTCACCGGAGCCGACACCGTGGCGGAGGCTAAGCAGGCGCGAGACGAGATcataagtattttaaaattgggACAATTCCAGTTGGACAAGTGGGTGTCCAACTGCGAGGCATTAATTCCGGGGCGCGTCGAGCGAGGAGATCGAGCCGTAACGTTCGATAGGGAACAAACAACGAAAGTGCTCGGAGTATGGTGGGACCCGGTCGCCGACAAGTTCCGTTTCGCCGGGGGCGGCGGATTTAATCGCGAGTCAATCACGAAGCGCGTCGTTCTCGCGGAGATCGCTGGATTAATCGACCCCATGGGTTTTTTAGGACCGATGACTGTAGTAGCCAAAATGCTGCTACAAGAAATGtggcaattaaaattagaatggGATAAATCTTTGCCGCAGGAGATTCACCAGCGCTGGATGGAGTTCAAAGAACAATTGACGTGTTTGGCGGAGATCCGTATACCGCGGGGTGTCAAGGAGGCGGGCACGCGCGAGATAGAACTGCACGGGTTTTGCGACGCGAGCGAGAGGGCATACGGAGCGTGCGTGTACGTGCGGACAGGCGGGCAATCCGGACGGCCCAGGGTGGCCCTGTTAGCCTCGAAATCGCGAGTCGCGCCAGTCAAAGCAGTGTCGCTGCCGCGCCTGGAGTTAAGTGCGGCAAAACTTCTGGCCGAGTTAACTCAAAAAATATGTATCGCGCTTGAGAggcaaaattgtaaaaaatttctgtGGACGGACTCAATGGTCGCGCTGCACTGGatcgcgtcgtcgtcgagaAGGTGGAACGCGTTCGTAGCGAACAGGGTCGGCGAAATACAACGACTTACGGAGATCGCGAGTTGGCGGCACGTGCCGTCCGCTGAAAATCCCGCCGACATACTATCTCGCGGCagggaattaaaaaatctggCGCGCGAATCTCTTTGGTGGACAGGGCCGGAATTTCTGCGTTTACCGGCTGAGCGTTGA
- the LOC139112073 gene encoding uncharacterized protein → MTIRPDEIKAALTIMVRCVQRGEFADEYASLAEGRALPRSSHILSLTPFIDEVGVIRVGGRLRNSEIPYEARHPMLLPRNSELTKRIIRKHHIDALHSGVQGTLAAVRQRFWPIAATSAVRGVIRDCIKYFKYKPIASKTRMADMPGSRVTIARPFTHTGVDYAGPIMIKEGKRRNARLTKAYIAIFVCLTVKAMHIELVTDLTTEAFLGAFKRFIARRGKPNCIYSDNGTTFVGAKRELKELREFINHDQTRALTREFLCKREIEWKFIPPHAPHFGGLWEAAVKSVKKHMYKIVGHASLTYEELCTLFYEIEANLNSRPLAPLSTDPNDLSCITPGHFLVGAALCSFPVADLQDIAETRLSRWQRVERIRQHFWTRWSQEYLHILTQRSKWREQKGPAIQEGQLVLVQQPGLEPMMWTLGRVIQTHPRPEGIVRAATLKTRGGTVTRPTVKLAVLPFEGNT, encoded by the coding sequence ATGACGATTCGCCCCGACGAAATAAAAGCGGCGTTGACAATAATGGTACGCTGCGTGCAGCGCGGAGAATTCGCAGACGAATATGCGTCGTTAGCCGAGGGACGAGCGCTGCCAAGGTCCAGCCACATTTTATCGTTAACGCCGTTCATCGACGAGGTCGGCGTGATACGAGTAGGAGGCCGATTACGCAACTCGGAAATACCATACGAGGCACGGCATCCGATGCTGTTGCCCAGAAATAGCGAATTAACGAAACGAATAATCAGAAAACACCATATCGACGCGTTACACTCCGGGGTGCAAGGGACATTGGCGGCGGTCCGACAGCGGTTCTGGCCAATCGCGGCGACCTCGGCTGTGCGTGGAGTCATCCGCGACTGCATAAAATACTTCAAATACAAGCCGATAGCATCAAAGACGAGAATGGCAGATATGCCCGGGAGTCGCGTTACAATTGCGCGGCCCTTCACGCACACCGGGGTCGACTACGCGGGGCCGATAATGATAAAGGAGGGAAAGCGGCGAAACGCGCGGTTGACAAAAGCGTATATCGCGATTTTTGTGTGCCTCACGGTAAAAGCGATGCATATCGAGCTGGTGACCGACCTGACGACGGAGGCATTTTTGGGTGCGTTCAAGCGTTTCATTGCTCGTCGAGGTAAACCGAACTGTATATACTCGGACAACGGAACGACGTTCGTGGGAGCGAAAAGAGAGCTAAAGGAGTTGCGTGAATTTATAAACCACGATCAGACGCGAGCTCTGACGCGCGAATTCCTGTGCAAGCGCGAAATCGAGTGGAAGTTTATCCCGCCTCACGCGCCTCATTTCGGAGGATTGTGGGAGGCGGCGGTGAAATCAGTTAAGAAACACATGTACAAAATCGTAGGACACGCGAGCTTAACGTACGAGGAACTATGTACCCTTTTTTACGAAATCGAGGCCAATTTGAATTCAAGGCCGCTAGCACCACTGAGCACGGATCCTAACGATCTGAGTTGTATAACCCCGGGGCATTTTCTTGTCGGTGCGGCGCTGTGCAGCTTTCCTGTTGCAGATTTGCAGGACATAGCGGAGACCCGGCTATCGCGGTGGCAACGAGTGGAACGGATCAGGCAACATTTCTGGACGCGATGGAGCCAGGAATACCTGCACATTCTGACACAGCGCTCCAAATGGCGAGAGCAAAAGGGACCGGCCATACAGGAGGGACAGCTGGTGCTCGTACAGCAGCCGGGATTGGAACCGATGATGTGGACGCTGGGACGCGTGATCCAGACTCATCCAAGGCCTGAAGGTATTGTCCGAGCCGCGACATTAAAAACGAGGGGAGGAACTGTCACGCGACCGACAGTAAAACTCGCGGTGCTTCCTTTCGAAGGAAACACATAG